The Accipiter gentilis chromosome 29, bAccGen1.1, whole genome shotgun sequence genome segment AACAAGGAGGACGAAGGAAAAAacagatgcttcttttttttaaaagcacatacaAGCGCAGGACTGTTGGTTTTACAGCCCAAATACCATTGCTCTTATTTCAGGGCAGACAGGCAAGCTGATGTACGTGATGCACAACTCTGAATATCCCCTCAGCTGCTTTGCTCTCTTTGAAAACGGTCCCTGCCTCATAGCAGATGCCAACTTTGATATCCTTATGGTGAAGTTGAAAGGCTTCTTCCAAAACGCCAAGGCGAATAAGATAGAGAGCCGGGGCACCCGCTACCAGTACTGTGACTTCTTGGTGAAGGTGGGCACGGTTACGATGGGGCCCAGTGCCCGTGGGATATCTGTGGAGGTAAGAATTGTCTTTGAAGGGTATGAAATACAATTACAGACAGGGAAATCCCATTTTGGAGGTTAGACAAGAAATCCCCCATCCTTTCTGTGTCTCGATTGCATTGATTGTTGCTAGTAGTTTGTACTAGATGTGTTCATGTATGCAGCAGGCAGGGTATTTATCTCTTTTTCACAACAAGGTTTAATTCAGGCAGGTACTTTGGGGCTCAGCTGCAGCTACGGAAAAGCCTGTCAATTGAAGTGCCAATAAACAAAACCCTGAAGGGATGCCATCAAACTAAAAAGCTGCTTAAAGTCCTGATGCACAACACTAGTAGTGTACTTCAGGTTAATAAGCGTACCGAGGGGGACAACACAACCTCTTCAGCTGCTAATTTGATGCTGatttgggttttgcttgctttctccatCTCGAGCAGACGCagccccaggagagcagggcccTCTTGTCCCAGGTTCTGCTCACGCGGTGTAGAGATGGTGGTCTTCTCCTCACCAGAGTGCTTTTGGCAGGCATCAGTCCTACCCCGTGGTGTGCCAACCTGGATTGCTGCACTGTGGGCTCGAAGCCTGCCATCAAACAGCTTCCGCTCTTTCTGCTCAGTGCTGTGACTGCTGATGAGGCTTGAGAGCATCGGCTGCCAGCTGCTGATGGGCGTTTCATGGGGTGGAGGCTGGGCTGAAGCAAACTCTAAAGGAAGATCCTTCAGCGTACATGAAGGGGCATGGGAGGATCTAGGAAGGCATTTGGGGAGATGCTTGGCTGAATACAAGTGTGAGTCGAAGGCTCACAAGCCGTGGACAAGCCTCAGCTGGGCTGAAAAACATCTCGGAAAAGACAAGGAGCTGGGCTGCGCTGGTATGGGAAGGGCAAAGCAGAGCAGGTCACACTCCAGACATCTAGATATATTGGTGCCGAACAGTCTTCAAGATAGCTGAGAATTAGATGCTTAGAGGTCTTTCAAAATCAGAGCTTATGCTTTTTCTAAACACACAAATCCTATTATCTGATATACAATTAATCAGGCAGGCGTTCCTAGCCAGCAGGGATGAGGATTGAGAAACGGTTTATTTCTTCACTGCAATAAACACAGATGTTGTAGCATCAGCGTTGCTATTGACCTGGGGTTAAACAGAAGCTTTTTTTACCCTAAACTTGAGTTCAGGACCAGATTTGCCAGGTGGTCTGGCTGCTTCTGTTTTGGTGTAGTAGTTTTTTCACGGTTTGCATTAGGACCTACTCCTGATTTGGGACCAGACTCATATTTAGTAAAACGCTTGAAGTCCTTAAGTCCCAAGGCTTTTTCCAGTACATTCCTGAGAGATGTCACAGCCACACGAGTTGTTGACTTAGCAGCATGTGGGAGTGaagtttggttttgggtgggataAAGTTAATGTGGAGTTTGAAGCAATGTCCCCAAGACATGTCCCAATCCTCACTATTGGGGATTTAATAAAAGCAATGCCCTTACAGGGTACATTTTACCTCCCCTTCCTTTTTGAAGGGATTGCTTGCATGTTCCCAGTGTGTCCTGTTCATTTATATTTGTCCATCCTTGTTATATGCTAAATATTCTCAGATGTTTTTTATGAAAAGCATTCTCTTTCTAGCAAGGTAGAGGGAGGAAAGCGCATTGCCTCCTGCGTGGTTACTGCCCCTGCTGCAAGTTTCAGGGCTGTGGTTTCTGTTGCCAGGTGGAGTACTGCCCCTGCGTGATAGCTAACGACTGCTGGAACCTGCTCATGGAGTTCATGCAGAGCTTCATGGGGAACCACACTCCCGGCATCCCATCTGTGTTTGGCACCAAGCACGACAGCATCTACGGCCCAGCAGACACGATGGTTCAGTATATGGAGCTGTTCAACAAAATCCGCAAGCAGCAGCAGGTGCCTGTAGCAGGGATCAGAtgaaaggactccctggagcctGGTTTAGAGCGACTGCATCCTCTTTTCTACCTGCCCATCTGGATCAGGATTCCCTCCAAAAAGTGGCACTGGAGGCAGCCcaaggttgtttgtttgtttggttggttttttctcaATCTCTTTCCCATGTTTCAAAGCAAAGGTCTTGAATGCTACGTGTATTTCTTGCTGTCCTCCTTCATGGTTTTGAGCGTGTCTGGGATCAGCCCCGTGGTTCTGATGGTTCTTTGTACAATGCTTCATGCAGGGGATTACTGTTCGTCGgcaggagggaaaaggagaaattcCAGCCAAATGCATGCAAGGGCAGAGTTTCCTTGACTGCGAACAGCTACAtgagagattttttaaaaattttttttggaTACCCATGTGAAAGTGTCTTGttatttttcatcaaaataaaaagctgtattttgtgaG includes the following:
- the MED20 gene encoding mediator of RNA polymerase II transcription subunit 20 isoform X1; translation: MGVTCVAQVPVAEGKSLQQTVEILTRKLELLGAEKQGTFCVDCETYHTAASTISSQGQTGKLMYVMHNSEYPLSCFALFENGPCLIADANFDILMVKLKGFFQNAKANKIESRGTRYQYCDFLVKVGTVTMGPSARGISVEVEYCPCVIANDCWNLLMEFMQSFMGNHTPGIPSVFGTKHDSIYGPADTMVQYMELFNKIRKQQQVPVAGIR
- the MED20 gene encoding mediator of RNA polymerase II transcription subunit 20 isoform X2 translates to MSSPPAEGQTGKLMYVMHNSEYPLSCFALFENGPCLIADANFDILMVKLKGFFQNAKANKIESRGTRYQYCDFLVKVGTVTMGPSARGISVEVEYCPCVIANDCWNLLMEFMQSFMGNHTPGIPSVFGTKHDSIYGPADTMVQYMELFNKIRKQQQVPVAGIR